One region of Mus pahari chromosome 16, PAHARI_EIJ_v1.1, whole genome shotgun sequence genomic DNA includes:
- the LOC110334184 gene encoding 60S ribosomal protein L36a-like: MVSMPKTHQPFCKKCGKHQLHEVTHYRKGKDSLYAQGKWHDDRKQSGYGGQANPIFRKKAKTTKKVVLRLERVEPNCRSKRVLAI; the protein is encoded by the coding sequence ATGGTGAGCATGCCTAAGACCCACCAGCCATTCTGCAAGAAATGTGGGAAGCACCAACTCCATGAGGTGACACACTACAGGAAGGGCAAGGATTCTTTGTATGCCCAAGGAAAGTGGCATGATGACAGGAAACAGAGTGGCTATGGTGGGCAAGCTAACCCTATATTCCGCAAAAAGGCTAAAACTACAAAGAAGGTTGTGCTGAGACTGGAACGCGTTGAGCCCAACTGCAGATCTAAGAGGGTGCTGGCTATTTGA